The DNA window CGAGGAAGTGACTATTTTAATGCATTCGAGTATGAAGATGTAAAAACGCACAACGAATCGATTTATGACAAATACAGAAGTTCAGTTGCTAAAAGAATAGAACATGTGGTACAACAATGCCATCGAGTTTGTCATTCGGTCAAAAATAATTTGGAGGATAATTATTTTCCAATTGTTTTATCGGGAGATCATTCATCAGCGTTAGGAACTATTAGTGGTATAAAAGCTGCTTATCCCGAGCAAACATTAGGTGTAATTTGGATTGATGCTCATGCCGATTTGCATTCCCCTTTTACAACACCTTCAGGAAATATTCACGGAATGCCAATAGCTGCGGCACTTGGTGAAGATAATTTGTATTTTCAAGTAAATGCTGTAGCGGATGATATTCAAGAACATTGGTTTAAATTGAAAAATATAGGTATTGCTGGGCCTAAATTTTCGGCAGATGATCTGGTTTATTTTGGTGTTCGTGATACGGAAGACGCAGAAGATGCAGTAATCGATAAACTCAATATTCGGAACTATAAAGTGGATGAAATTCGGTATCGAGGATTGGAAACTTGTGTAAATGAAGCCTTAATTAAATTATCACATTGTGATATTTTGTACCTTTCATTCGATGTTGATTCTATGGATTGTGATTTGATTTCGTTTGGAACCGGAACACCTGTTTCCAGAGGATTTGATCAATATGAGATTATTGAAATTATCAATCAAATTATTACAACAAAAAAAGTAGTCTGTATCGAACTGGTCGAGGTCAATCCATTGTTAGACACCAAAGGGAATAAAATGGCTGAGACAGCTTTTCAGGTTTTGGAGACCATAACTGAAACCCTTATTTCGCCAATTGAAGTGTAAGTTAGTTGATTATATTTTTTTTAATTTAGTACTAAGCCTGAAAACAAAAGCTGTTTTTGGGTTTTTTTAATGCAATATATTTTGCAATAGCGCAATTTGAAAAGCACTAATTGTCTTCGAAATTGAATGCAAAAAAAAACCATCACGCAAAACGTGATGGTTTAAAACTAGAATCCAAAATAATTAATATCCAGGATTTTGAGTAATCTTTTTGTTATTGTCTGTTTCTCTTAATGGAATAGGGAACACCAATAAGTTCGAATCCCAATTGTAAGTACCGCCAATATTTCCTTTAGTTCTTTTTACATCGTGAATGGCAAAACCTTCCATAGCCAATTCTAACACCCTTTCGTTCAAGATTTGAGCTAAAGTTATCGAAGTGAAATTGGCCGCTTTGGCACGAGTTCTCAAGGAATTAATATCAACTAGTGGAGTCGCGCCAATAGAAGAACCAAGTCTAAAATTGGCTTCTGCTCTGATAAGAATCAATTCGGCTAAACGGATCATTGGTACATCTCCAAATTCATTAGTGAATTTTGAGGATAATCTTCGGCCGTTATCGGGATTGATGTAGTTAAAATTTCTTCTTTCGTCATTCAAGTCAGTAAATTTGTTCAAATAAGTAGTTCTAATTTCGACATCTCCACCACGACCACCGACGTCTTCTGAACCATAGTGATTTACCAACTGGTTGTCCCCAGTTTGTTTAGTGATTTGGATTGCAAAAATATCCTCAATTTGATTAACATCGTGATTGAAGGCATCCTTATAGGTAGCCGATAATTTTGCACCACTATTTGCGATAACATCTTGTGCAGCACTTAAAGCAGCTGGGTAATTTTGCTGTTGCAAATAAACACGAGCTAATAATGCTTTTGCAGCATATTTGTTGGCAAAAAATCCATTGTCAGCAGGTAAGTCAGTGTAAGCCTGATTTAAACTATTGATGATTAGTTTGTAAACTTCATCCACAGAGCTTCTTTCTGCAGAAAGATCTGAATCAAAATTGTAAATTGCTTTAGGACGAATAACTACTCCTAATTGACTATTAGCGGTTACCGCGGCATCATAAGGTTTTGCGAATAATCGAACTAAATCAAAATAAACAAGCCCCTGCAGAAACTTTGCTTCGGCAACCATCACTTTTGCTCGATCGGGATCTTGCACTTTGTCTATATTTTCCATTACTACATTGGTAGCATTGATAATTTCGTAGCTTCTTTGCCAAATGGATTGTACTTGACCGTTATCGACTAACATTGTCTTGGTGTACATTTGTCTGAAAGTGGCAAAAGTTCCTCTCCATCTAAAATTAGTTGTCGAAGTTACCCCTGTTTGTGCTAATAAATCAGCCGAAACTTGTATTCGACCTCCATAAGCATCACCATTAGCTAGAATAGAATATGCACCGGATAAAACATCGCTAATTCCTTTTTCAGTGCTCAGTGTAATTGAAGCATCTTCACGTTGTCTTGGATCGATATCTAATTGACCATCACAACTTACTAGAAAGGCTGCAAATATTGTGTATAATATGAATTTATTTGTTTTCATTTGATTTTGTTTTTAGAAATTAAGATTTACACCTAATGCAATAGTTCTCGCTGGTGGAGCAGAATAAAACTCTTCACCGATACCTGTGTCGTCTCTTCTCGCTTCTGGGTCGTAGCCATCATAATCAGTAAAGGTAAGTAAATTTACTCCTGACAAATAAACGCGTACATTGGTCATTCCCATAGAATTAAGCGTTGTTTTTGGTAAAGAATAACCAAAAGTTAAGTTTCTTAAACGGATAAAATCAGCTTTTTGTAAAAACCTCGTTGAAGCTCCAGTACCATTACCTCCATACAGTCTTGCTTGAGGAACATTGGTTATATCACCAGGATTTTGCCAACGATTCAATTGATCAACTGTTTGATTGTCAAAATAATCAGCACTTACCGACTGATAGATACCAGCGGAGTTGTAGATGCTAGCTCCCCATTCGCCTTGGAATGTAAAACTAAAATCAAATCCACTAAAGTTCATTGTATTGGTTAAACCCGCCATCAATTCAGGGAAAGGATTACCCGTAACAATTCGCTCTGCAGCCGCATAATCATTCGTGGTGGTTTTATCCAACGAGCCATCTGCTTTTACCGTATTCAAATAAAATAGCGCATCACCATTAGCAGGATCCACACCTGCATATTCTTTCAAGTAGAATGCAGAAGCCTTTTCATTCACTCTGTTAATTGTGAAAGTACCAAGAAGATCTGTATTGTTATTTGGCAATTCTTTTACAACGGTTTGATTGGTTGTAATGTTGAAACTAGTGGTCCATTTCAATTTGTCTGTATCGATATTAGTTGTGTTTACGGTAAACTCTAAACCGCTACTTTCTAAAACGCCCACGTTTTGATTGATAGTAGAAGCACCTGAACTTTGAGGTAGTGGAACACTAAACAATAAACCATCAGTCGTTTTCTTGTAATAATCAAAATCTAAACTGAACCTGTTTAAGAATCCAACTTCAAATCCTAGGTCTAATTGAGACGATTTTTCCCAAGTTAGATTTGGATTTCCAGCTTGAGTAAATACTAAACCTGATTTTAAATTATAAGAACTTGGTCCGTACAATTGACGAGAGGCAAAATTTCCAATTTCAGCATTTCCTAATTGTCCCCAACTTCCTTTTAGTTTCAAAAATGATAAAACTTTGCTTTCTTTCAAAAAAGACTCTTCTGACATAATCCATCCAGCAGAGAAGGAAGGGAATGTACCGTATTTATTGTTTTCACCAAAACGTGAAGAACCGTCACGACGAATACTTGCTTTCAAAAGGTATTTATTGGCATACGAATAAGATACTCGTCCGAAAAGAGATGAAAAGGTATAATCGGTTTCGTTTCCAGATCCTGCATTAACTTCGGCACCACCATCTACAGTTTGAAAGTTGTCATTAGGAAAATAAATACTAGTTACATCTTGGTATCTTCTGTTGAAATCATTGAACTCCATACCTGCAACAGCATTAATGGTGTGCTTTTCTCCAAATGTCTTGTCATAAGTAAAGTAGTTAGACCAAATATAGGTCTCGTTGTTTACCGAAGAAGCGAAAACTTCTCCATCTGTTGACATAAAAGGTACGTTTTTACCATTCCAGTTGTCTTCAGTTTGCGATAATAAATCGTAAGCAAATTCAGAAGTGAATTTTAAAGAAGGTACAAATTTATATTCTCCAAAAACTTTTCCTGTGACTCTTCTCATAATTGTTTTCCAATACGAATTGTCTATGGCCAACAAATAGTTAGCATACAAGGTATTTGGATTGGCAGTTCCATCATCTAAACGAATAGGAGATAGAGGTGACTGTGCTACTGCTTGCAAAGGCGTAGTAAAAGCGTTATCATCTTGAACACGTTGAATTTCAGATCTAGAAAAACTCAAGTTCATACCTGCAGAAAATTTATCGGATACTTGGTGCGATATATTCGTTCTTGCAGTAACTCTTTCTAATTCGTTGCTATTAATTATACCAATTGTATTATTGTAGGCTCCAGCAAAGAAATATTTAGTTTTTTCATCTGCTCCAGAAACTGAAAAATCGGCATCAGTTGTAAAACCATTTTGGAAAGCAGTGTCTTGCCAATCTGAGTTCACTTCTAAATTTCTCCAATCTGTACCCTGAGCGAGGAAATCAAAAGTATCTTCTGCTTCAGCAGCATCACCGGTACCATTTATTGAAGCTTCTGTAAATAGCTCGACATATTGTGCTGCATTTAACCATTTTCTTTTGTGAGTAGCTTCGCTCACCCCTTGCGAAAAGTTAAGGGCAAAAGCGCCTTTACCTAATTTTCCTTTTTTAGTAGTAATTATGACAACTCCATTTGCACCACGCGCACCATAAATTGCAGCGGAAGAAGCATCTTTTAATACGTCAATCGATTCAATTTCATTTGGGCTTAATGTAATCAATGGGTTTGTAGGTGCTCCGTTATTAGATTCATTTGTAGTAACCAATGGAATTCCATCTAATACATATAATGGTTCCTTTCCAGCACTGATACTGGCAGCTCCACGAACTCTTACAGACATACCTCCTTCAACTTTACCATTGGTTTGGGTTATTTGAACCCCGGCTAACTTACCAACCAACGCATTTTGAACAGAGGCCACAGGAATTTGCTCAATATCTTTTGATGTAACTTTAGCAACGGCATCGGTAGATTTTCTTTTGCTTGTCGTTCCATAACCAATAACCAAAACGGTTTCCAATTCATTGGTATCATCTTTCATTTTTACGTTAACTGTCGGAGCAGCGGCTACTTCCATAGTTTTCATTCCAATAAAAGTTACTACCAATGTAGCTCCTTTTGGAGCATCAATAGTAAAATCTCCATCCAATCCAGTTTCTGCAACTGTTTTTGTTCCTTTTACTAGGACATTTGCGCCTGGAATAGGTAACCCAGCGTGGTCGGTCACTTTACCCTTTACTTTAATTTCTTGAGCACTAGCTATTTGTACAAACAGTACAAATAGAAACCCAAGCAAACACTTGAAATTAATTTTCATATTAACATATTTTATGATTAGTTGCTGCGAATATCACAAAATATTGTTAATTGTAAAACTTTTTTGAAGAAAAAATCGATAAATACTGAATTTTTACGAATACAGTATTTTATTTTTCAATAAATTATATTTTATATTTAAAATTATGATTTTTATTGTAAATTTAATAATCTGTAATTTTTATTTGAAGTCTCATTTTAAGTTATTTATTATAAAAATTGCGTTGTATTAATTTAATTTAACTCAAAATAACTTAAAAAAAAGTCATTGTGAACTTTTTGAGAATTATAATCAATCAAAAAAGAGTTAAAACACAGTTATTTAATAAATTTTGGTTTATAACTTAACTATTTATCGGTTTCCAAAGCCCGTAACCTCCATTTAAATTCACCGAATAGATACCATTATTCCTCAAAATGCGTTGCGCCAAATAGCCTCTCAAACCAATTTGGCAATAAATGACATACTTTTTGTTTTTGTCAAAGAAATCCAAGTGGTCTCTCAAAGTATCCACATCCATATTGATGGCCTTGGGAATGGCACCGTTTTCGAACTCTGTTTTGGTTCTTACGTCAATCAAAATCGCATTTTCAGCCAAAAGATAATCCTCTAATTGATCGTAATTGATGAATCGTACATCGTCATGCAACATATTTTCGGCAACATAACCCAAAATGTTCACAGGATCTTTAGCGGAATTATAGGGTGGAGCATAAGCTATTTCAATCTCTTGCAATTCATAAATGGACAAATTCCCTTTGATCGCCGTAGCAATCAAATCAATTCGCTTGTCAACACCTTCTTGTCCCAAAGCTTGAGCACCATAAATTGTTCCGTCTTCGCCAAAATTCATTTTCAAGACAATATTCGTGGCACCAGGATAATAACCGGCGTGATTGGCACGAGTTACAGTCACAGTGCGGTACGGAATGTTGTAATGTTTCAATAGTTTTTCGTTTAGCCCTGTAGCGGCCACAGTCAAATCGAAGAATTTGATAATCGAAGTTCCCAAAGTTCCTTTATACGAAATTTTGTTTCCTCTAGTTATATTATCGGCTACAATTCGCCCTTGACGATTGGCAGGCCAAGCCAATGGAATCAATACCTTAGTCTGATTAATATAATGAGAAACTTCCACAGCATCGCCCACAGCATAAATATTTTCGTCCGAGGTTTGCATAAATTCATTTACAGCAATTCCACCAGTAACTCCCAAATCTAATCCAGCGGCTTTTGCCAACCCATTTTCAGGCTTCACTCCAATGGCAAACACAACGCCATCAGCCAGAATGGTTTTGCCTGTATTCAATTTTAATTCAATTTTATTTCCCTTTTCCTCGAAAGCTTCGACACCTGTATTGACAAGGATACTTAGGTTTTTGGCGGCTGCGTGATGTTGAACCATTTTGGCAAATTCATAATCCACAGGCGCCATCACTTGATTTCCCAACTCTATAACGGTCACATTTAATTCTTTTTCAACTAAATTTTCCGCGACTTCCAATCCAATAAAACCTCCTCCAACGACGGCAATATTTTTCAAACCTTTAGTTTTGGCAATGATGCGATCCATGTCAGCCACATTGCGAAGCGTCATAATTTTATCGGAATCAATCCCAAGAATATTAGGTCTGAAAGGTTCTGCACCGGGCGATAATAATAATTTATCGTAGGTTTCTGTGTAAGTTTCTTTTGAAATTAGGTTTCTAACTTCAACCGTTTTTGCTTCTTTGTTGATTTTTAAAACCTCATTAAAAACACGAACATCAAGGTTGAATCTTGTTTTTAAGGAAGTAGGAGTGTGTAATAATAACTTTGAACGTTCGGCAATCACACCTCCAATATGGTAAGGAAGTCCACAATTGGCAAAACTGACGTGTTCTCCTTTTTCGAATATTATGATTTCGTTTTCTTCGCTTAGTCTTCTCAATCGTGCTGCTGCAGTGGCACCACCTGCAACTCCACCTATAATTAGTATTTTCATCTTTATTTTTTTATGACGCAAATTTCTGAAAAATAAAGCTTCTTATTTGTAGCTTTTGTTACATAAATCGAAATGATTTTAAAACAAAATAAAATATTCAATCAAAAGCCTAAACATCAAATTTTTAATTAGAGTTCATTTATTTTTTAACCACATAGATTATCAAAATTATCACATTTAAAGATTTTTCATAGGTATTTTATTTACACATAGCTTTGATAACTATGATGAGCAAAGCGTTTTTTGTTAAAAAAAACTTTTCTAGCCTGCACTGAGCGAAGACGAAGTGTGGTTTAATTTTGTGGATATTGATATTCGATAAAGAGTTTGCTGTTTGTGTTTTTTAAATGGAAATTTTTAGCGAAATTTACGTCCAAATAAAACGCAAATCCA is part of the Flavobacterium nackdongense genome and encodes:
- a CDS encoding arginase, yielding MEKAIKIIKNRSDIGAGTRGSDLGIDAIEIAAINRGSDYFNAFEYEDVKTHNESIYDKYRSSVAKRIEHVVQQCHRVCHSVKNNLEDNYFPIVLSGDHSSALGTISGIKAAYPEQTLGVIWIDAHADLHSPFTTPSGNIHGMPIAAALGEDNLYFQVNAVADDIQEHWFKLKNIGIAGPKFSADDLVYFGVRDTEDAEDAVIDKLNIRNYKVDEIRYRGLETCVNEALIKLSHCDILYLSFDVDSMDCDLISFGTGTPVSRGFDQYEIIEIINQIITTKKVVCIELVEVNPLLDTKGNKMAETAFQVLETITETLISPIEV
- a CDS encoding RagB/SusD family nutrient uptake outer membrane protein, giving the protein MKTNKFILYTIFAAFLVSCDGQLDIDPRQREDASITLSTEKGISDVLSGAYSILANGDAYGGRIQVSADLLAQTGVTSTTNFRWRGTFATFRQMYTKTMLVDNGQVQSIWQRSYEIINATNVVMENIDKVQDPDRAKVMVAEAKFLQGLVYFDLVRLFAKPYDAAVTANSQLGVVIRPKAIYNFDSDLSAERSSVDEVYKLIINSLNQAYTDLPADNGFFANKYAAKALLARVYLQQQNYPAALSAAQDVIANSGAKLSATYKDAFNHDVNQIEDIFAIQITKQTGDNQLVNHYGSEDVGGRGGDVEIRTTYLNKFTDLNDERRNFNYINPDNGRRLSSKFTNEFGDVPMIRLAELILIRAEANFRLGSSIGATPLVDINSLRTRAKAANFTSITLAQILNERVLELAMEGFAIHDVKRTKGNIGGTYNWDSNLLVFPIPLRETDNNKKITQNPGY
- a CDS encoding SusC/RagA family TonB-linked outer membrane protein, which produces MKINFKCLLGFLFVLFVQIASAQEIKVKGKVTDHAGLPIPGANVLVKGTKTVAETGLDGDFTIDAPKGATLVVTFIGMKTMEVAAAPTVNVKMKDDTNELETVLVIGYGTTSKRKSTDAVAKVTSKDIEQIPVASVQNALVGKLAGVQITQTNGKVEGGMSVRVRGAASISAGKEPLYVLDGIPLVTTNESNNGAPTNPLITLSPNEIESIDVLKDASSAAIYGARGANGVVIITTKKGKLGKGAFALNFSQGVSEATHKRKWLNAAQYVELFTEASINGTGDAAEAEDTFDFLAQGTDWRNLEVNSDWQDTAFQNGFTTDADFSVSGADEKTKYFFAGAYNNTIGIINSNELERVTARTNISHQVSDKFSAGMNLSFSRSEIQRVQDDNAFTTPLQAVAQSPLSPIRLDDGTANPNTLYANYLLAIDNSYWKTIMRRVTGKVFGEYKFVPSLKFTSEFAYDLLSQTEDNWNGKNVPFMSTDGEVFASSVNNETYIWSNYFTYDKTFGEKHTINAVAGMEFNDFNRRYQDVTSIYFPNDNFQTVDGGAEVNAGSGNETDYTFSSLFGRVSYSYANKYLLKASIRRDGSSRFGENNKYGTFPSFSAGWIMSEESFLKESKVLSFLKLKGSWGQLGNAEIGNFASRQLYGPSSYNLKSGLVFTQAGNPNLTWEKSSQLDLGFEVGFLNRFSLDFDYYKKTTDGLLFSVPLPQSSGASTINQNVGVLESSGLEFTVNTTNIDTDKLKWTTSFNITTNQTVVKELPNNNTDLLGTFTINRVNEKASAFYLKEYAGVDPANGDALFYLNTVKADGSLDKTTTNDYAAAERIVTGNPFPELMAGLTNTMNFSGFDFSFTFQGEWGASIYNSAGIYQSVSADYFDNQTVDQLNRWQNPGDITNVPQARLYGGNGTGASTRFLQKADFIRLRNLTFGYSLPKTTLNSMGMTNVRVYLSGVNLLTFTDYDGYDPEARRDDTGIGEEFYSAPPARTIALGVNLNF
- a CDS encoding FAD-dependent oxidoreductase: MKILIIGGVAGGATAAARLRRLSEENEIIIFEKGEHVSFANCGLPYHIGGVIAERSKLLLHTPTSLKTRFNLDVRVFNEVLKINKEAKTVEVRNLISKETYTETYDKLLLSPGAEPFRPNILGIDSDKIMTLRNVADMDRIIAKTKGLKNIAVVGGGFIGLEVAENLVEKELNVTVIELGNQVMAPVDYEFAKMVQHHAAAKNLSILVNTGVEAFEEKGNKIELKLNTGKTILADGVVFAIGVKPENGLAKAAGLDLGVTGGIAVNEFMQTSDENIYAVGDAVEVSHYINQTKVLIPLAWPANRQGRIVADNITRGNKISYKGTLGTSIIKFFDLTVAATGLNEKLLKHYNIPYRTVTVTRANHAGYYPGATNIVLKMNFGEDGTIYGAQALGQEGVDKRIDLIATAIKGNLSIYELQEIEIAYAPPYNSAKDPVNILGYVAENMLHDDVRFINYDQLEDYLLAENAILIDVRTKTEFENGAIPKAINMDVDTLRDHLDFFDKNKKYVIYCQIGLRGYLAQRILRNNGIYSVNLNGGYGLWKPINS